CGACCAAGCAGCGACTGAAGAAGCAATTGCTCACGGCCCGCGAGTACACGCGGTCGCTCTTGACCGACCTTTCGACGCCCGAGCAATGGACACAGCAGGTTCATCCCGAAGCGAATCACCCCCTTTGGTTCGCCGGACACATGGCCACGGCCGACAACTTCTTTCTCTCCACGTTGGCACCGGAGAGGGTCGTGAAGCGACCGGAGTTCGATCATGCTTTCGGCACCGGCAGCCGGCCGACGAGCAATCCGGCCGATTATCCCCCTCCCGACGAAGTGCTCGAAGTGATGGACGAACGCCGCCGCACCTTGCTTGAAGTGCTTGAGGGGATGGAAGAGCCCGACTTCGAAAAGCCGCTCCCGAAAGGAGCGCCGGACTTCCTGCCCGACTTCGGCTCAGTCTTCGAGATGGCGATCTGGCACGAAGGCCTGCACAGCGGCCAGCTCTCGGTCGCGCGCCGCTCAATGGGGTTGAAGCCCTGCGCGGAAACCAAGGGAATCAAGCCGTGTGCGGAACAGCGCCGCAGCGACGATTCGCCGGCCCGGTAAAGCGGAACTAGCCGGAAACGGCAGTAACTAAGATCTTCTGCGCAATGTCTCGGCCGAGCGTCGTCGATTGCCCGCCGACGACGACCGTCATCGCGCCGCTTTCGGCCCGATTGGCCGTGACGTCGCCGCTGGAGCCGATCGTGAGTCGGGCTTCGCTTAGGTAGCGTAGAAAGTCGGGCGATTGATCGAGTACGCGCACGAAACGGAAGCTCTCGCCCGTGCGGCATTCGGCGAGGCTGCGCCCGGCGGCTTCTTCGACCGTGCCGTCGGCGCGAGGGATCGGGTCGCCATGCGGATCGACTTTGGGAAAGCCGAGGAACGCGTCGATCCGGTCGATGAGCAACTCGCTCACCGCATGTTCGAGGTGCTCCGCCTCGTCGTGGACTTCGTCCCAATTCATTTTCAAAGTCGTGGCGAGAAACAGTTCCACGAGCCGATGCCGCCGCAACACGCGCAGCGCGAGCGTGGTGCCGTGGGCCGTGAGCCGCACGCCTTCATAGGGCGTGTAGGTCGCGAGGCCGCTTTCGCTCAGGGTTTTGAGCATGCTCGTCACCGTGCCTGGCGACACCCCCAGCGCTTCGGCCAGCGCGCCGGTAGCGGCTGGCCCGCCCGGCGTGCGGCCGCAGATCTGATGGATCGTCTTCAGATAGTTTTCAACCGTCAGGCTAGCCATAACAGCGATGAAGTGAGGCGTGAGTTGGTATTTTTCGTACGCAAGTCAAAAACCGACGATCTACGAAGTGCGCGTTTTCGGGAAGGCCGATTGTAGCTCTTGCGCCAAAATTCCGAGCAACTGATCCTGGGCGGTCTTCAAAAAGAAGTGGTCGCCGGGAAGAAATCGCATGCTGAACCCTGCCGACGTTTGTTCGCTCCAATCCGCGAGAGCGTAGGGAGCCACTTCCACATCGTCGACCCCGCCGAGCGCCGAGATCGGGACCGCGAGCGGCGCATCGTCGCGACATCGGTACGTTTCCAACAACTCGAAGTCGGCCCGAATGACGGGCAACAGCAAGTTGAGCAACTCGCGATGGGCGAAGACGGCATCGGGCGTTCCCTTAAAACGACGCATTTCCGCAATCAGATCGGCATCGCTCAGCAGATGGATCGGCGGCTTTCGGGCATGTTCGTGTTGCGGCGCGGGAGACGCAGCCACGATGAGCCGCTTCGGCATCGCGCGGCCCGAACGCCGGAGTAAGCGCGCGGTTTCGAAGGCGATCAGGCTCCCCAGGCTGTAGCCGAAGAACGCGAACGGCAGATCCATGAGCCCTTGCATCGACGCGGCAACTTCGGCCGCGACGTCGTCCATGTCGACGAGCAACTTATCACGGTGCCGATTCTCTCGGCCCGGAAGTTGCATAGCGACGATCTCGACATTAGAAAATGACTGCAACCAGCCTCGAAAGACCCCGGCCGATCCGCCCGCATAGGCGAAGCAAAAAAGCCTCCCCTGCGCGTCCGGTGTCGGGCTTCGTTGCAGCCAGTCGCTTGTTGATTCCTTGTCGCTCATCATGACTCGCCGGCGCTCACCGCGACTGCGTCTCCATCGCAGAGAAAATTTACGTGCAAGACCCAGGTCGTCATCGTAACATTTTGCCTACGTGTAAGAATCGTTAATTGCGAATGGATACCGAGGAAGAAGCCGACTTATTCCTGCAAATCGATAGTGGCCTGACGGCCGTACGAAGTTAATTTTAAGAAACGCTCACCGCCCACCGAAAATACCTCGGCAGATCCCTCGAAAGACCGGGTAACCATGATCGAAGAGACCAGCTTTCCGACGGGATACGGCCCCGCGAATCCGATCGACCGTCCGTTCGTAATCGCCGCAAAGACTTCCATGCCGAGCGACCCGCCAGCATCTCACGATGCATCGGCCTCCGATTCGTCGGCCGGCGATGCGGCTGCGGCGAAAGTCGAGCATGAAGCCAACTCGCTGTTTATGCGGCAAGTGCGCTCGCTGGTGAAAGACCTGCTCGAGCCGAATCCGTGGATCTATTGGACCGACATGCTGCTGACGCTCGTCGTCGGTCAAGGCGCGTTCTTCTTGTTCTCGCTGGATACGCTCTCTTGGGCCGTGCGCGCTCCGGCGTTCGTCGTCGCCGCATTTGCGTTCTATCGCGCCACGGTCTTTACGCACGAGCTATCGCACTTCCGCAAAGGGACGTTCCGCGGCTTTCGGGCCACGTGGAACGCGTTGGTCGGCGTCCCTTTCTTGCTCCCGGCGTTTCTCTACGAAGATCACCGTCTGCATCACGTAAACCATAGCTACGGCACGGAAGACGACTCGGAATACCTGCCGCTCGCCAGCGGCACGGCCTGGGACATCGTTCGCTACTTTCTGAAGGCGTTGTTGGTGCCGGTATTGGGAATCTTCCGGTTCGTCATTCTCGCGCCGCTCGGTTGGTTCAGCGCTTCCTGGCGGCAGTGGATGTGGCAGCGTTCGTCGTCGGCTCTCGCGATCAATTGGAACTATCGCCGTTCGCCGGAAGACGAGTCTGCCCATCCGGTGGAGATGCGCGTCATGGAGATTTGCTGCTTCGTTTACGGCATCGGCTTCTTCACGCTCATGGTGTTCGGCATTCTCCCGATCAGCGTGTTTTTCAACTTCTACGCCGTTTTTCTCTGTGTCGCACTCATCAACTACGTGCGCACGCTGGGGGCGCATCGCTATCGCGGCGTCGGCGAGCCGATGACCTACATCGATCAAATTCTCGACTCTTACACCATCGCCGGCCAGGAGACGATCACCTCGCTCATGGCACCGCTCGGAATGCGATTCCACGCCTTGCACCACTTGGTCCCGTCGTTGCCGTATCACAATATGCGCACCGCACATTACCGGCTCGTCGCGGGCTTGCCCGCCGACTCGCCTTACCATCGCACGATCCGGCGAACGCTATGGCAAGCGGTCGGAGAGGTCGTGCGTCGCGTGCGCGAAGCGGATCCGATCGAAGAATCGGCGCTGGTCGTCGAATCGGCGTCGACCTAGCGCGGCTTTCTGCGCCGAATCGTCGCCGCCTGCCGGCTCGCTCTGGCGTTTTTCGAGCCGACGGAAGATAATCGTCTTCATCGAGAGCATCGCTGCGCTCCATTGCATCGCCGAGAGGACACCCCATGAGCATCACGCCCCGCCGCTCGGGCCGTAGCGCGCCGTCGCTTCGCCGTGGCTTCACGCTCAAGGAATCGATCGTGGTCGCCGTGATCCTCGCAGTCGTCGCCGCGATCGGCATGCCGGTCTTGGTGATGGTTCGCGAAAGGGCTCGGCGCATCGCTTGTGAAGGCAACCTGCGCAACGTCGGGCAAGCGATCGATCGCTACGCTACGGCGGATTCCGCCGGATCGTTGCCGATCGGTTCGCGGTTCGCATTGCAAACCAAATCAAGCGGCACCTCCTGGTGGCTCGAAATCCTGCCGTTCGCCGACGCCGACAAGACCAACTATCGCTGGAACACCCAGCCCGACAGCGGCGACTTCGACCATCCGTACACACCGAATGCCAATACCGAATTCGCCGATGGCTTTCGGATCCCGCTTTTCTTTTGCCCGGCGAGCCCGCTGCCGCTGTTCAACGATCCGCTTCGGCACATGTCGGCGGAGAACCGCGCCTTGCTCAAGGGTCGTCGAGCGACCGGAATCGCGGTGCCGATGTATACTGCCGTCGCCGGTTCGGCGCCCGACCTGCGCGATTACAATCCCACCGCCGAGCTCGACCGCGCCGCAGGACGCAACACGAGCGATGGCCCATGGGGAATCCTCTCCGCGTCGGGCGTGTTCCCGCCGAATCGCCGGCTACGTCGCGCTTCGGTGCTGGATCAGAAAGACAAGACGATCATGCTTGTCGAACAATCCGACTACGCGCGCGATACGTCGGTCGAACCGCCCGACCGTTTCGACATTCGCAGCGCGTGGCCGAAGGGGGCGTTCATGGGAGCCACGGGCAACTACGACGAGCTCAGCACCACGGCGCTGAGCCTCAACGGCGACGGCAGCGAACGGTGTTGGAACATCACGTCGGTCCGCTATCCGCTCAACATGCGCGACATCAAACAGAAGCGGGGCATCTTCACCGACCCTGCCCCCCCGCGACCTGAGAAGGAAGGGGATCCTACGCCGCCGACGCCCCCTTACCCCATCGATGGCTATGGCCCCGGCCACAACCAACCGATCATCTCGGCGCATCCCGAGGGAGCGCAAGTTTTGATGTTCGACGGCTCGGTGCATTTCCTCAACGAAAAGATGGATCTCGCGCTGCTGCTGCGCATGTGTACGCGCGACGACCGAACGGACATTGCGGAATAGCGAGCGAATCAGTCAGCGAAATCCGCGACGAACCTGTGGCCTGCTTGCTTCGTTCGCCGAGCGCTCGCTCCTTGAACCCCCGCCCAGCCCCACATAGAATAGGAGGTTTCGACGATCTTCGGCGGCGGTTCTTAGTCAGACAGGTGATCTAGTGGCGGACGGTTCCAGATACTCCGCGTGCGGCGGCGACGATGAGGAAAACGGCTGCGCGCCGACCGCGCAAACGCCGGCCGCCGGCTCGAAAAGCGTCGTCGATCTTAAGCGCATCGAGCGGGCCGTGCGTGAGATTCTCGCCGCGGTCGGCGAAGATCCCGATCGCGAAGGCCTGCTCGAAACG
This genomic stretch from Planctomycetia bacterium harbors:
- a CDS encoding DinB family protein, coding for TKQRLKKQLLTAREYTRSLLTDLSTPEQWTQQVHPEANHPLWFAGHMATADNFFLSTLAPERVVKRPEFDHAFGTGSRPTSNPADYPPPDEVLEVMDERRRTLLEVLEGMEEPDFEKPLPKGAPDFLPDFGSVFEMAIWHEGLHSGQLSVARRSMGLKPCAETKGIKPCAEQRRSDDSPAR
- a CDS encoding metal-dependent transcriptional regulator, translating into MASLTVENYLKTIHQICGRTPGGPAATGALAEALGVSPGTVTSMLKTLSESGLATYTPYEGVRLTAHGTTLALRVLRRHRLVELFLATTLKMNWDEVHDEAEHLEHAVSELLIDRIDAFLGFPKVDPHGDPIPRADGTVEEAAGRSLAECRTGESFRFVRVLDQSPDFLRYLSEARLTIGSSGDVTANRAESGAMTVVVGGQSTTLGRDIAQKILVTAVSG
- a CDS encoding putative thioesterase — protein: MSDKESTSDWLQRSPTPDAQGRLFCFAYAGGSAGVFRGWLQSFSNVEIVAMQLPGRENRHRDKLLVDMDDVAAEVAASMQGLMDLPFAFFGYSLGSLIAFETARLLRRSGRAMPKRLIVAASPAPQHEHARKPPIHLLSDADLIAEMRRFKGTPDAVFAHRELLNLLLPVIRADFELLETYRCRDDAPLAVPISALGGVDDVEVAPYALADWSEQTSAGFSMRFLPGDHFFLKTAQDQLLGILAQELQSAFPKTRTS
- a CDS encoding fatty acid desaturase, which codes for MIEETSFPTGYGPANPIDRPFVIAAKTSMPSDPPASHDASASDSSAGDAAAAKVEHEANSLFMRQVRSLVKDLLEPNPWIYWTDMLLTLVVGQGAFFLFSLDTLSWAVRAPAFVVAAFAFYRATVFTHELSHFRKGTFRGFRATWNALVGVPFLLPAFLYEDHRLHHVNHSYGTEDDSEYLPLASGTAWDIVRYFLKALLVPVLGIFRFVILAPLGWFSASWRQWMWQRSSSALAINWNYRRSPEDESAHPVEMRVMEICCFVYGIGFFTLMVFGILPISVFFNFYAVFLCVALINYVRTLGAHRYRGVGEPMTYIDQILDSYTIAGQETITSLMAPLGMRFHALHHLVPSLPYHNMRTAHYRLVAGLPADSPYHRTIRRTLWQAVGEVVRRVREADPIEESALVVESAST
- a CDS encoding DUF1559 domain-containing protein; this translates as MSITPRRSGRSAPSLRRGFTLKESIVVAVILAVVAAIGMPVLVMVRERARRIACEGNLRNVGQAIDRYATADSAGSLPIGSRFALQTKSSGTSWWLEILPFADADKTNYRWNTQPDSGDFDHPYTPNANTEFADGFRIPLFFCPASPLPLFNDPLRHMSAENRALLKGRRATGIAVPMYTAVAGSAPDLRDYNPTAELDRAAGRNTSDGPWGILSASGVFPPNRRLRRASVLDQKDKTIMLVEQSDYARDTSVEPPDRFDIRSAWPKGAFMGATGNYDELSTTALSLNGDGSERCWNITSVRYPLNMRDIKQKRGIFTDPAPPRPEKEGDPTPPTPPYPIDGYGPGHNQPIISAHPEGAQVLMFDGSVHFLNEKMDLALLLRMCTRDDRTDIAE